A region from the Leopardus geoffroyi isolate Oge1 chromosome C2, O.geoffroyi_Oge1_pat1.0, whole genome shotgun sequence genome encodes:
- the GYG1 gene encoding glycogenin-1 isoform X4, which translates to MTDQAFVTLTTNDAYAKGALVLGSSLKQHRTTRKLVVLATPQVSDSMRKVLETIFDEVLTVDVLDSGDSAHLTLMRRPELGVTLTKLHCWSLTQYSKCVFMDADTLVLANIDDLFEREELSAAPDPGWPDCFNSGVFVYQPSVETYNQLLHLASEQGSFDGGDQGLLNTFFSGWATTDIRKHLPFIYNLSSISIYSYLPAFKAFGANAKVVHFLGRIKPWNYTYDPKTKSVKSESHDPTMTHPEFLNLWWDIFTTNVLPLLQQFGLVKDPHSYLNVEGVSGAVSHLSLGEIPATAQPFVSSEERKERWEQGQADYMGADSFDNIKRKLDTYLQ; encoded by the exons ATGACAG ATCAGGCCTTTGTGACACTGACCACAAACGATGCCTATGCCAAAGGAGCCTTGGTCTTGGGCTCCTCTCTGAAACAGCACAGGACAACCAGGAAGCTGGTCGTGCTTGCCACACCGCAGGTCTCGGACTCCATGAG AAAAGTTTTAGAGACCATCTTCGATGAAGTCCTCACAGTAGATGTCTTAGACAGTGGTGATTCTGCTCATCTAACTTTAATGAGGAGGCCTGAATTGGGTGTCACGTTAACTAAACTCCACTGCTGGTCACTTACACAGTATTCAAAATGTGTGTTCATGGATGCAGATACTCTG GTCCTAGCAAATATTGAtgatctttttgagagagaagagttgTCGGCGGCACCAGACCCAGGGTGGCCTGACTGCTTCAATTCTGGAGTCTTTGTTTATCAGCCCTCAGTTGAAACCTACAATCAGCTGTTGCACCTTGCTTCCGAGCAGGGCAGTTTCGATG gtgGGGACCAGGGTTTACTGAACACATTTTTTAGTGGCTGGGCAACAACAGATATCAGAAAACACCTGCCATTTATTTATAATCTAAGCAGCATTTCTATATACTCCTACCTCCCAGCATTTAAAGC ATTTGGTGCAAATGCCAAAGTTGTGCATTTCCTGGGGCGAATCAAACCATGGAATTATACTTACGATCCTAAAACAAAAAGTGTCAAAAGCGAGTCCCATGATCCCACCATGACTCATCCAGAGTTTCTCAACCTGTGGTGGGACATCTTCACCACCAACGTTTTACCTCTGCTTCAACAGTTTGGCCTTGTCAAAGATCCCCACTCGTACCTAAATGTG GAAGGTGTCTCGGGAGCCGTATCACATCTGTCCCTCGGGGAGATCCCGGCTACAGCACAGCCTTTTGTGTCCTCAGAAGAACGGAAAGAGCGGTGGGAACAGGGCCAGGCCGATTACATGGGAGCAGATTCCTTTGACAACATCAAGAGGAAACTTGACACTTACCTCCAGTAG
- the GYG1 gene encoding glycogenin-1 isoform X2: protein MTDQAFVTLTTNDAYAKGALVLGSSLKQHRTTRKLVVLATPQVSDSMRKVLETIFDEVLTVDVLDSGDSAHLTLMRRPELGVTLTKLHCWSLTQYSKCVFMDADTLVLANIDDLFEREELSAAPDPGWPDCFNSGVFVYQPSVETYNQLLHLASEQGSFDGGDQGLLNTFFSGWATTDIRKHLPFIYNLSSISIYSYLPAFKAFGANAKVVHFLGRIKPWNYTYDPKTKSVKSESHDPTMTHPEFLNLWWDIFTTNVLPLLQQFGLVKDPHSYLNVLSDLVYTLAFSCGFCRKEGVSGAVSHLSLGEIPATAQPFVSSEERKERWEQGQADYMGADSFDNIKRKLDTYLQ from the exons ATGACAG ATCAGGCCTTTGTGACACTGACCACAAACGATGCCTATGCCAAAGGAGCCTTGGTCTTGGGCTCCTCTCTGAAACAGCACAGGACAACCAGGAAGCTGGTCGTGCTTGCCACACCGCAGGTCTCGGACTCCATGAG AAAAGTTTTAGAGACCATCTTCGATGAAGTCCTCACAGTAGATGTCTTAGACAGTGGTGATTCTGCTCATCTAACTTTAATGAGGAGGCCTGAATTGGGTGTCACGTTAACTAAACTCCACTGCTGGTCACTTACACAGTATTCAAAATGTGTGTTCATGGATGCAGATACTCTG GTCCTAGCAAATATTGAtgatctttttgagagagaagagttgTCGGCGGCACCAGACCCAGGGTGGCCTGACTGCTTCAATTCTGGAGTCTTTGTTTATCAGCCCTCAGTTGAAACCTACAATCAGCTGTTGCACCTTGCTTCCGAGCAGGGCAGTTTCGATG gtgGGGACCAGGGTTTACTGAACACATTTTTTAGTGGCTGGGCAACAACAGATATCAGAAAACACCTGCCATTTATTTATAATCTAAGCAGCATTTCTATATACTCCTACCTCCCAGCATTTAAAGC ATTTGGTGCAAATGCCAAAGTTGTGCATTTCCTGGGGCGAATCAAACCATGGAATTATACTTACGATCCTAAAACAAAAAGTGTCAAAAGCGAGTCCCATGATCCCACCATGACTCATCCAGAGTTTCTCAACCTGTGGTGGGACATCTTCACCACCAACGTTTTACCTCTGCTTCAACAGTTTGGCCTTGTCAAAGATCCCCACTCGTACCTAAATGTG CTTTCAGACTTGGTCTATACACTGGCTTTCTCTTGTGGCTTCTGTAGAAAG GAAGGTGTCTCGGGAGCCGTATCACATCTGTCCCTCGGGGAGATCCCGGCTACAGCACAGCCTTTTGTGTCCTCAGAAGAACGGAAAGAGCGGTGGGAACAGGGCCAGGCCGATTACATGGGAGCAGATTCCTTTGACAACATCAAGAGGAAACTTGACACTTACCTCCAGTAG
- the GYG1 gene encoding glycogenin-1 isoform X3, which yields MVAFYDRDYRERTSEHTDQAFVTLTTNDAYAKGALVLGSSLKQHRTTRKLVVLATPQVSDSMRKVLETIFDEVLTVDVLDSGDSAHLTLMRRPELGVTLTKLHCWSLTQYSKCVFMDADTLVLANIDDLFEREELSAAPDPGWPDCFNSGVFVYQPSVETYNQLLHLASEQGSFDGGDQGLLNTFFSGWATTDIRKHLPFIYNLSSISIYSYLPAFKAFGANAKVVHFLGRIKPWNYTYDPKTKSVKSESHDPTMTHPEFLNLWWDIFTTNVLPLLQQFGLVKDPHSYLNVEGVSGAVSHLSLGEIPATAQPFVSSEERKERWEQGQADYMGADSFDNIKRKLDTYLQ from the exons ATCAGGCCTTTGTGACACTGACCACAAACGATGCCTATGCCAAAGGAGCCTTGGTCTTGGGCTCCTCTCTGAAACAGCACAGGACAACCAGGAAGCTGGTCGTGCTTGCCACACCGCAGGTCTCGGACTCCATGAG AAAAGTTTTAGAGACCATCTTCGATGAAGTCCTCACAGTAGATGTCTTAGACAGTGGTGATTCTGCTCATCTAACTTTAATGAGGAGGCCTGAATTGGGTGTCACGTTAACTAAACTCCACTGCTGGTCACTTACACAGTATTCAAAATGTGTGTTCATGGATGCAGATACTCTG GTCCTAGCAAATATTGAtgatctttttgagagagaagagttgTCGGCGGCACCAGACCCAGGGTGGCCTGACTGCTTCAATTCTGGAGTCTTTGTTTATCAGCCCTCAGTTGAAACCTACAATCAGCTGTTGCACCTTGCTTCCGAGCAGGGCAGTTTCGATG gtgGGGACCAGGGTTTACTGAACACATTTTTTAGTGGCTGGGCAACAACAGATATCAGAAAACACCTGCCATTTATTTATAATCTAAGCAGCATTTCTATATACTCCTACCTCCCAGCATTTAAAGC ATTTGGTGCAAATGCCAAAGTTGTGCATTTCCTGGGGCGAATCAAACCATGGAATTATACTTACGATCCTAAAACAAAAAGTGTCAAAAGCGAGTCCCATGATCCCACCATGACTCATCCAGAGTTTCTCAACCTGTGGTGGGACATCTTCACCACCAACGTTTTACCTCTGCTTCAACAGTTTGGCCTTGTCAAAGATCCCCACTCGTACCTAAATGTG GAAGGTGTCTCGGGAGCCGTATCACATCTGTCCCTCGGGGAGATCCCGGCTACAGCACAGCCTTTTGTGTCCTCAGAAGAACGGAAAGAGCGGTGGGAACAGGGCCAGGCCGATTACATGGGAGCAGATTCCTTTGACAACATCAAGAGGAAACTTGACACTTACCTCCAGTAG
- the GYG1 gene encoding glycogenin-1 isoform X1 yields MVAFYDRDYRERTSEHTDQAFVTLTTNDAYAKGALVLGSSLKQHRTTRKLVVLATPQVSDSMRKVLETIFDEVLTVDVLDSGDSAHLTLMRRPELGVTLTKLHCWSLTQYSKCVFMDADTLVLANIDDLFEREELSAAPDPGWPDCFNSGVFVYQPSVETYNQLLHLASEQGSFDGGDQGLLNTFFSGWATTDIRKHLPFIYNLSSISIYSYLPAFKAFGANAKVVHFLGRIKPWNYTYDPKTKSVKSESHDPTMTHPEFLNLWWDIFTTNVLPLLQQFGLVKDPHSYLNVLSDLVYTLAFSCGFCRKEGVSGAVSHLSLGEIPATAQPFVSSEERKERWEQGQADYMGADSFDNIKRKLDTYLQ; encoded by the exons ATCAGGCCTTTGTGACACTGACCACAAACGATGCCTATGCCAAAGGAGCCTTGGTCTTGGGCTCCTCTCTGAAACAGCACAGGACAACCAGGAAGCTGGTCGTGCTTGCCACACCGCAGGTCTCGGACTCCATGAG AAAAGTTTTAGAGACCATCTTCGATGAAGTCCTCACAGTAGATGTCTTAGACAGTGGTGATTCTGCTCATCTAACTTTAATGAGGAGGCCTGAATTGGGTGTCACGTTAACTAAACTCCACTGCTGGTCACTTACACAGTATTCAAAATGTGTGTTCATGGATGCAGATACTCTG GTCCTAGCAAATATTGAtgatctttttgagagagaagagttgTCGGCGGCACCAGACCCAGGGTGGCCTGACTGCTTCAATTCTGGAGTCTTTGTTTATCAGCCCTCAGTTGAAACCTACAATCAGCTGTTGCACCTTGCTTCCGAGCAGGGCAGTTTCGATG gtgGGGACCAGGGTTTACTGAACACATTTTTTAGTGGCTGGGCAACAACAGATATCAGAAAACACCTGCCATTTATTTATAATCTAAGCAGCATTTCTATATACTCCTACCTCCCAGCATTTAAAGC ATTTGGTGCAAATGCCAAAGTTGTGCATTTCCTGGGGCGAATCAAACCATGGAATTATACTTACGATCCTAAAACAAAAAGTGTCAAAAGCGAGTCCCATGATCCCACCATGACTCATCCAGAGTTTCTCAACCTGTGGTGGGACATCTTCACCACCAACGTTTTACCTCTGCTTCAACAGTTTGGCCTTGTCAAAGATCCCCACTCGTACCTAAATGTG CTTTCAGACTTGGTCTATACACTGGCTTTCTCTTGTGGCTTCTGTAGAAAG GAAGGTGTCTCGGGAGCCGTATCACATCTGTCCCTCGGGGAGATCCCGGCTACAGCACAGCCTTTTGTGTCCTCAGAAGAACGGAAAGAGCGGTGGGAACAGGGCCAGGCCGATTACATGGGAGCAGATTCCTTTGACAACATCAAGAGGAAACTTGACACTTACCTCCAGTAG